A single uncultured Methanolobus sp. DNA region contains:
- a CDS encoding RNA-guided pseudouridylation complex pseudouridine synthase subunit Cbf5 — translation MTKYILPSEQKRELLHKAEATTNPLYGCSPYDRPIRKYIDMGVVNLDKPVGPTSHEVTAWVKDILELDKAGHSGSLDPIVTGVLPIMLGKATKTVAALRLSGKEYICLMTLHDAVPEKKVRKVCTQFSGPIFQMPPVISAVKRVVRVRNIYYLEVLDVKEKSVLMRVGCEAGTYMRKLCHDIGVALGCGAHMQELRRTKTGPFREDTLVTLQELKDAYVFWQEDNDESFLRKVVRPMEEGLSHLPRIVIRDSAIEAICCGAAIAVPGILSLDSGIKKGDDICLFSLKGEAVALCKSLMDSEEMLLNEHGIAATTERVIIDGGTYAQGWHSKPAKTE, via the coding sequence ATGACTAAATATATTCTTCCTTCTGAACAAAAGCGTGAATTGCTGCACAAAGCAGAGGCTACAACCAATCCTCTTTATGGCTGTTCCCCATATGATCGTCCTATAAGAAAATATATTGATATGGGTGTTGTAAACCTTGACAAACCTGTAGGTCCTACAAGTCACGAGGTAACTGCATGGGTAAAGGATATTCTTGAATTGGACAAGGCTGGTCACTCTGGTTCATTGGATCCTATAGTTACAGGTGTGCTTCCTATCATGCTTGGAAAAGCAACCAAGACAGTTGCAGCCTTGCGTCTTTCCGGCAAGGAATATATCTGTCTGATGACGCTGCATGATGCAGTTCCTGAAAAAAAGGTGCGCAAAGTATGTACTCAGTTCTCGGGACCAATTTTCCAGATGCCTCCTGTCATATCCGCTGTAAAAAGGGTTGTTCGTGTGAGGAACATTTATTATCTGGAAGTTCTTGATGTAAAAGAAAAATCTGTGCTCATGCGCGTTGGCTGTGAGGCAGGTACTTACATGCGTAAACTTTGTCATGATATCGGTGTTGCTTTGGGCTGTGGTGCCCACATGCAGGAGTTGCGCAGGACAAAGACCGGTCCTTTTAGGGAGGATACTCTTGTAACGCTTCAGGAACTGAAAGATGCGTATGTTTTCTGGCAGGAGGATAACGATGAATCTTTTCTGCGTAAGGTTGTAAGACCTATGGAAGAAGGACTATCACATCTTCCTCGTATCGTTATTCGCGATAGTGCCATTGAGGCTATCTGCTGTGGTGCGGCAATTGCAGTGCCAGGAATATTAAGCCTTGACAGTGGTATTAAAAAAGGTGATGATATTTGTCTCTTTAGTTTAAAAGGTGAGGCTGTAGCTTTGTGTAAATCTCTTATGGATTCTGAAGAAATGCTTCTAAATGAGCATGGAATCGCAGCTACGACCGAAAGAGTAATAATAGATGGTGGCACTTATGCGCAAGGCTGGCACAGCAAGCCAGCAAAAACAGAATGA
- a CDS encoding PEF-CTERM sorting domain-containing protein, which yields MKKLLIALVVLLAMAGNASAFGANVLSQTGADLDEVIPLAPGTCMNLSLELEGLQKYSNLYYSVDTAHTDSEITVHFIRDSAPLVLANPFVDLDCFYVEMSESAVEGQTYTIAIDIERELLDANGNPIGTENEKLDFLATATQRFNTTIPEFPTIALPVAAIIGLAFFIQRRKQE from the coding sequence ATGAAGAAATTATTAATAGCGTTGGTAGTGTTACTGGCAATGGCAGGGAATGCAAGTGCTTTTGGAGCAAATGTCCTCAGCCAAACAGGAGCAGATTTGGATGAAGTAATTCCGCTAGCTCCTGGAACATGCATGAACCTTAGTCTAGAACTAGAAGGATTGCAGAAGTACAGCAATTTGTACTATAGTGTAGATACTGCACATACTGATTCTGAAATCACAGTTCATTTCATAAGGGATTCAGCACCTCTTGTACTGGCAAATCCTTTTGTAGACCTAGATTGTTTCTATGTCGAAATGAGTGAATCAGCAGTAGAAGGACAGACGTATACAATTGCAATTGACATTGAAAGGGAACTTCTTGATGCAAATGGAAATCCTATCGGAACCGAAAATGAGAAATTGGATTTCCTCGCTACAGCTACACAGAGGTTTAACACCACAATTCCTGAATTCCCAACAATTGCACTTCCAGTAGCTGCAATAATTGGACTGGCTTTCTTTATCCAGCGCCGCAAGCAAGAGTAA
- a CDS encoding MFS transporter: MKVHSIQFLAGTSHMMSNVFIPIFARSLGASFLEVGVIAACFSLASFVSSFIFGKAADINRLRPIVLAGLLASAVAFMLQVFAYSTLSLAIVRALVGFSMGIYPAALTLYVYYQKESIGKFSSFASLGWMAGFLIAGLIDDIKFLFILSSLFYCISFISALSLEDIEKPSLKANYFSFDTFRKNFATYLAVFTRHSGAAAVWAILPLYMAFLGASSLWIGAIYAINPFLQFLIMRKLDSFRNEWLMKWGFILSGMAFMAYFLAPSYVFIIPGMLFVAFGWSFLFVGASQLLMDRSTEKATATGMLNSIIAASNIVGAVLGGLMLQFYGYRETMAFAAVCSVFGLLFFMHFGRKDLKSDLNL; encoded by the coding sequence ATGAAAGTTCATTCCATTCAGTTCCTGGCCGGGACATCACACATGATGTCCAACGTTTTTATCCCTATATTTGCCAGGTCTCTCGGTGCTTCGTTTCTTGAAGTAGGGGTTATTGCAGCCTGTTTTAGTCTTGCTTCTTTTGTATCCTCCTTTATATTTGGAAAAGCAGCGGATATCAATCGTCTCAGGCCAATTGTACTTGCAGGACTGCTTGCATCTGCAGTTGCTTTCATGCTTCAGGTTTTTGCTTACAGCACATTATCACTTGCAATTGTGCGGGCTCTGGTGGGTTTTAGTATGGGTATCTACCCGGCAGCTCTCACTTTATATGTATATTATCAAAAAGAAAGTATTGGAAAATTCAGTTCATTTGCTTCTCTGGGGTGGATGGCAGGTTTTCTGATAGCGGGACTTATTGATGATATAAAGTTTCTTTTCATTCTGTCTTCTTTATTTTATTGTATCTCTTTTATATCTGCCTTAAGTCTGGAGGATATTGAAAAGCCTTCATTAAAGGCTAATTATTTTTCATTTGATACTTTCAGGAAGAACTTTGCAACATATTTGGCTGTATTCACAAGACATTCAGGTGCTGCTGCCGTATGGGCTATATTACCTCTCTATATGGCTTTTTTGGGAGCATCCAGTTTGTGGATCGGTGCAATATATGCCATAAATCCATTTCTTCAGTTCCTTATCATGAGGAAGCTGGATAGTTTCAGGAACGAATGGCTGATGAAATGGGGTTTTATACTATCTGGTATGGCCTTCATGGCATATTTTCTGGCACCCAGCTATGTGTTTATCATTCCAGGAATGCTCTTTGTTGCATTTGGATGGTCTTTCCTCTTCGTAGGTGCCAGTCAGCTGTTGATGGATCGTAGTACTGAGAAGGCAACAGCAACAGGTATGTTAAATTCAATAATAGCTGCCAGCAATATTGTAGGTGCTGTTTTGGGTGGTTTGATGCTTCAGTTCTATGGGTACAGGGAAACCATGGCTTTTGCAGCAGTTTGTTCTGTCTTTGGATTGCTTTTTTTTATGCACTTCGGCCGCAAGGATTTGAAGTCTGATTTAAATTTATGA
- a CDS encoding 30S ribosomal protein S13 — MADEEIRHLVRIMNTDLQGSQPVMYALTGIRGIGLRTSRIIVDSTGIDPKETIGYLSDEDVAKLDDAIANFESNLPTWMLNRCEDPISGADKHLLGQDILMTLREDLNNLKKVRAYRGLRHERGLKVRGQRTKSTGRRGSTIGVSKKK; from the coding sequence ATGGCAGATGAAGAAATAAGACACTTAGTCCGTATCATGAATACTGACCTCCAGGGTAGTCAGCCTGTAATGTACGCGCTGACCGGTATTCGCGGTATTGGACTCAGAACATCACGAATTATCGTAGACAGTACGGGCATTGACCCGAAAGAAACAATCGGTTACCTTTCCGACGAGGATGTTGCAAAGCTCGATGATGCTATTGCTAACTTTGAGAGCAACCTCCCAACCTGGATGCTTAACAGATGTGAAGACCCAATCTCCGGTGCAGACAAGCACCTTCTCGGTCAGGACATTCTGATGACCCTCAGGGAAGACCTGAACAACCTCAAGAAGGTCAGGGCTTACCGTGGTCTCAGGCACGAGAGAGGTCTTAAGGTCAGAGGTCAGAGAACAAAGTCCACAGGAAGGCGTGGCTCTACCATCGGCGTAAGCAAGAAGAAGTAA
- a CDS encoding 30S ribosomal protein S4: MGFPGKKRKSYDTPKHPWQAARMATEVELLKKYGLRNKKELWKAVSILRRYRADARRILAESAETELAGHLKTESDQILARLIRFSILPSDANIDDILALQTEVILERRLQTQVYRLGLARTPKQARQFITHGHIAVNGQKATVPGMLISKAEEMQIDYYGNSPLTSESHAERPAQIASAVAGKEE, translated from the coding sequence ATGGGATTTCCAGGTAAAAAGAGAAAGAGTTACGATACTCCAAAACACCCTTGGCAGGCAGCCAGGATGGCAACTGAAGTCGAGCTCCTCAAAAAGTACGGTCTCCGTAACAAGAAGGAACTCTGGAAGGCAGTCAGTATTCTCAGAAGATACAGAGCAGATGCTCGTAGAATTCTTGCAGAATCTGCAGAGACTGAGCTTGCCGGTCACCTCAAGACTGAATCTGATCAGATTCTTGCAAGGCTCATAAGGTTCTCAATACTTCCATCCGATGCAAATATCGATGATATTCTTGCACTTCAGACCGAAGTAATTCTTGAGCGCAGGCTTCAGACCCAGGTATACAGACTTGGACTTGCAAGAACTCCAAAGCAGGCAAGACAGTTTATCACACACGGTCACATTGCTGTTAATGGACAGAAGGCAACAGTTCCAGGTATGCTCATCTCCAAGGCAGAAGAGATGCAGATCGATTACTATGGTAACTCACCTTTGACAAGCGAGTCACATGCAGAAAGACCTGCACAGATAGCTTCAGCAGTAGCAGGAAAGGAGGAGTAA
- a CDS encoding 30S ribosomal protein S11 yields the protein MANGIWGVAHIKCSFNNTIITVTDITGAETIAKSSGGMVVKAARDESSPYTAMQMASQLADTLRDKGIEGIHIKVRAPGGNKQRSPGPGAQAAIRAFARAGIKIGRIQDVTPVPHDGTRPKGGRRT from the coding sequence ATGGCAAACGGAATTTGGGGTGTAGCACACATAAAATGCTCATTCAACAACACAATTATTACCGTAACTGACATCACAGGCGCAGAGACCATTGCCAAATCATCTGGTGGAATGGTTGTAAAGGCAGCACGTGATGAAAGTTCACCTTACACTGCTATGCAGATGGCAAGTCAGCTTGCAGATACCCTTAGAGACAAGGGAATCGAGGGAATCCACATCAAGGTGCGTGCACCTGGTGGAAACAAGCAGAGAAGCCCGGGACCTGGAGCACAGGCTGCTATCAGGGCATTTGCAAGGGCAGGTATCAAGATCGGAAGGATACAGGATGTAACACCTGTGCCACACGACGGTACACGTCCAAAGGGCGGTAGAAGAACATAA
- a CDS encoding DNA-directed RNA polymerase subunit D, which produces MTMEVDILELSERSAKFILSNASAAFANGIRRAALSDVPTLAIDDVNIYNNTSVLFDEQLALRLGLIPLTTDIEEFVPLEECTCGGTECPACKVSLTLSAEGPRMVYSGDLVSSDERVQAADQNVPIIDLKEGQKVVLEAIAHMNYGHKHAKWQAGVACGYKNMPVVTFENCDECGACVNECPKNIIHIGPNGAEISGDDILKCILCKLCASVCEIDAITVSEDENSFIFTMESDGSYTVQQLIINAGTTIKEKASRLGEILESL; this is translated from the coding sequence ATGACAATGGAAGTAGACATACTTGAACTGTCAGAGAGGTCTGCAAAGTTCATATTATCCAATGCAAGTGCGGCATTTGCCAATGGTATAAGGAGAGCAGCGCTCTCTGATGTACCTACTCTTGCTATTGATGATGTGAACATCTATAACAATACATCAGTCCTCTTTGACGAACAGTTAGCGTTAAGGCTTGGCCTTATCCCTTTGACAACAGACATTGAGGAGTTCGTACCTTTAGAAGAGTGCACCTGTGGCGGTACCGAATGTCCTGCATGTAAGGTTTCCCTTACACTCAGTGCTGAGGGTCCGAGAATGGTATATTCAGGTGATCTTGTATCATCTGATGAAAGAGTACAGGCAGCCGACCAGAATGTTCCTATCATTGATCTGAAGGAAGGCCAGAAGGTTGTGCTTGAGGCTATTGCTCATATGAACTATGGTCATAAGCATGCAAAATGGCAGGCTGGTGTGGCATGTGGTTACAAGAATATGCCAGTAGTCACTTTCGAGAACTGTGACGAATGTGGTGCATGTGTGAACGAATGTCCTAAGAACATTATTCACATTGGTCCGAACGGTGCAGAAATATCCGGCGACGATATTCTTAAATGTATTCTCTGCAAGCTCTGTGCATCTGTCTGTGAGATCGATGCAATAACTGTATCTGAAGATGAAAATTCTTTCATTTTCACAATGGAATCCGATGGTTCATACACGGTCCAACAGTTAATTATAAATGCAGGAACAACTATTAAGGAGAAGGCCAGCCGGTTAGGAGAGATTTTAGAGTCCCTCTGA
- the uppS gene encoding polyprenyl diphosphate synthase — protein sequence MSNILKSIPGIVYKGYESLLTQEVKSEKVPRHVAIIMDGNRRYARKLGQITSYGHARGADVTEMVLEWAGDLGIEYLTIYAFSTENFNRTDEEKTKLFELIRLKFDEISVDERTHRKKIRVNAIGEVDKLPDPVRDSIRNAELVTSEYDNFNLNVAIAYGGRQEIIQAVREIASKVEHGELEPEDITEDTISDHLYPSGNSALPDVDLIIRTGGDERVSNFLPWQANGNECAAYFCAPFWPEFRKIDFLRSIRVYQARMREKKQHTTIRAAHFLKSLGKAEIDEVRHHSKEYN from the coding sequence GTGTCAAATATACTGAAGAGCATACCCGGAATAGTCTACAAAGGATATGAGAGTCTTCTCACACAGGAAGTGAAGAGTGAGAAGGTTCCCCGGCATGTAGCCATAATTATGGATGGGAACCGGAGATATGCACGTAAACTCGGACAGATAACTTCCTACGGACATGCCAGGGGAGCAGATGTAACTGAGATGGTTCTTGAATGGGCAGGAGACCTGGGAATAGAATACCTGACCATATATGCTTTTTCTACTGAGAATTTTAACAGAACCGACGAAGAGAAAACTAAACTTTTCGAACTCATCAGATTGAAATTTGATGAGATCAGTGTAGATGAAAGGACACACCGAAAAAAGATAAGAGTTAATGCCATCGGTGAGGTAGACAAATTACCTGACCCTGTGCGTGACTCTATTAGAAATGCGGAACTTGTAACGTCTGAATATGATAATTTCAACCTCAATGTTGCTATTGCATACGGCGGCAGGCAGGAGATCATTCAGGCAGTCAGGGAGATAGCTTCAAAAGTAGAGCATGGAGAGCTTGAACCGGAAGACATTACCGAAGATACGATTTCAGATCATCTTTATCCTTCTGGCAATTCTGCCCTGCCTGACGTAGATCTTATTATTCGTACAGGAGGAGATGAAAGAGTATCCAATTTCCTCCCGTGGCAGGCCAATGGAAATGAGTGTGCTGCTTACTTCTGCGCCCCATTCTGGCCAGAGTTCCGTAAGATAGATTTTCTTCGCTCTATTCGCGTGTATCAGGCCCGGATGAGAGAGAAAAAACAGCATACAACCATACGTGCGGCACATTTCCTGAAATCACTGGGAAAAGCAGAGATTGATGAAGTGCGGCACCATTCTAAAGAGTACAATTGA
- a CDS encoding DUF2551 domain-containing protein, producing MKKEVFVLETIEERVRERLIKYLSRDDTGIRKVVLKLFLNGGKFTTGDVYEHLHDTDFDVSYRGVSAMVGLMNTRLGILSIDVTGDHNIYLLKEDYRDIVRNVLDNY from the coding sequence TTGAAGAAAGAGGTGTTTGTACTGGAAACGATTGAAGAGCGAGTAAGAGAAAGGCTGATAAAATATCTTAGTCGCGATGATACAGGTATACGTAAAGTAGTACTGAAACTGTTCCTTAATGGTGGTAAATTCACCACAGGTGACGTGTACGAGCATCTTCATGATACGGATTTTGATGTGAGTTACAGAGGAGTTTCCGCAATGGTTGGCCTCATGAACACAAGACTTGGAATTCTGAGTATTGATGTTACAGGTGACCACAATATTTACCTGCTAAAGGAAGATTACAGGGATATTGTCAGGAACGTACTTGATAACTACTGA
- a CDS encoding radical SAM protein translates to MSKVIQGEAGSFNSFLSEGCKLCHQGAKMVLFVTGICPKDCFYCPVSDERRADVTFANERKVLSDQDVLDEALQMDALGTGITGGEPLLRKEKVIHYIRLLKDYFGEEHHIHMYTSMAPDCDTLKDLADAGLDEIRFHPPVKLWEKLEETGYANSIRYARELEMETGIEIPSIAGVESVGEFVNSVECFLNLNELEFSDTNSDAMKKLGYSLIDDVSNAVSGSEDHAREAAKNCEKIHFCSSSYKDAVQLRKRLKRIAENTARTFDEIGEEGTVYYGHIECTTDDMEYVSEELIHMEVPADMMEVKSLGVDIAWWILEDIAESIKKPGRKLYIIERYPFEEGLIVEKIPL, encoded by the coding sequence ATGAGTAAGGTCATACAGGGAGAAGCAGGTTCTTTCAATTCTTTTCTTTCAGAAGGTTGTAAACTCTGTCATCAGGGCGCAAAGATGGTTCTTTTCGTTACAGGCATCTGTCCGAAGGATTGTTTCTACTGCCCGGTATCCGATGAGAGACGCGCAGACGTGACCTTTGCCAATGAGAGAAAAGTTCTTTCTGACCAGGATGTACTGGATGAGGCATTGCAGATGGATGCCCTTGGAACTGGAATAACCGGTGGTGAGCCACTCCTTAGAAAAGAGAAGGTCATTCACTATATCAGACTCCTGAAAGACTATTTTGGAGAAGAGCATCACATCCACATGTACACATCAATGGCACCTGACTGCGATACATTGAAAGACCTGGCAGATGCAGGTCTTGATGAGATAAGGTTCCATCCGCCGGTAAAGCTCTGGGAAAAACTGGAAGAAACAGGTTATGCAAATTCCATCAGATATGCCAGGGAACTGGAAATGGAAACTGGTATTGAGATACCATCCATTGCAGGTGTGGAAAGCGTAGGAGAGTTCGTAAATAGCGTAGAATGTTTCCTGAACCTGAATGAACTGGAATTTTCAGACACTAACTCTGATGCCATGAAAAAACTGGGATACTCACTCATAGATGACGTATCTAATGCAGTATCCGGTTCAGAGGATCATGCCCGTGAGGCGGCAAAGAATTGCGAAAAAATACATTTCTGTTCATCAAGTTATAAGGATGCAGTGCAGCTCCGAAAGAGACTCAAAAGAATCGCAGAAAATACGGCAAGAACTTTTGATGAGATCGGCGAGGAAGGAACTGTTTATTACGGGCACATTGAATGCACGACAGATGATATGGAATATGTCTCAGAAGAACTGATACATATGGAAGTTCCGGCAGACATGATGGAAGTAAAGTCACTGGGAGTAGATATTGCATGGTGGATACTTGAGGATATTGCAGAATCTATTAAGAAGCCCGGTAGAAAATTGTACATTATAGAAAGATATCCTTTTGAAGAGGGACTGATTGTTGAGAAAATACCCTTGTGA
- a CDS encoding 4Fe-4S binding protein, with the protein MEERDGFIVSIGCRKCGKCDNICPNGALYRINGFSNVDHQKCDLCMKCVKICPNKALVYME; encoded by the coding sequence ATGGAAGAACGAGATGGTTTTATAGTTTCTATCGGGTGCCGCAAGTGCGGCAAGTGTGATAATATCTGTCCAAACGGCGCTCTTTACAGGATCAACGGTTTTTCCAACGTTGACCATCAAAAATGTGACCTTTGCATGAAGTGCGTGAAAATATGTCCTAACAAGGCTCTGGTCTACATGGAATAG
- a CDS encoding flavin reductase family protein: MKKSIGAKTLAYPTPAWLVGTYDMFGKANAMTAAWGGICCSEPPCISVSLRKATYSYANIMEKEAFTISIPSEDYVKETDYFGIASSRDEDKFEKMGLTPVKSDVVYAPYVEEFPVVLECKLVQSFELGLHTQFIGEIMDVKADESVLDEKGNPLIKKIRPIIYSPERSYYGVGEFLGKAFSIGMEGTKK, encoded by the coding sequence ATGAAAAAATCTATCGGAGCAAAGACGCTTGCATATCCAACTCCTGCATGGCTTGTGGGAACCTATGACATGTTCGGGAAAGCAAATGCAATGACTGCAGCCTGGGGAGGAATATGCTGCTCGGAACCGCCCTGTATCAGCGTATCCCTGCGTAAGGCCACGTACAGTTATGCCAATATAATGGAAAAGGAAGCATTCACCATTAGCATACCATCTGAAGACTATGTTAAAGAGACAGATTATTTTGGTATCGCAAGTAGCAGGGACGAGGACAAGTTTGAAAAAATGGGACTTACTCCTGTAAAAAGTGATGTGGTGTATGCACCGTACGTGGAAGAGTTCCCCGTTGTGCTCGAATGCAAATTGGTTCAGAGCTTTGAACTTGGACTTCACACACAGTTCATTGGTGAGATAATGGATGTAAAAGCGGATGAATCCGTACTGGATGAAAAAGGAAATCCGCTTATCAAAAAGATAAGACCCATCATCTATTCACCGGAGAGGAGTTATTACGGAGTTGGCGAATTCCTGGGTAAAGCTTTTTCCATAGGAATGGAAGGAACTAAAAAATAA
- a CDS encoding type II/IV secretion system ATPase subunit, giving the protein MVLKKRKTTSIANSDRNDNSELITDSIDSINHIDIDNYSQMQMVLPEEEMILAGIVPSNETGSILTKNIVSKLASGFGLLTGKKAEQNELCPYRSKVSRNSRNITIDCSECEHESSLESEYCRKNVFGILRKEPAVDRLTLANLYERDYESRSLAAIYLMAGLQDKLLPYRSSRFTTDNCDNSSLCKKEYTRIMDSIISTSGTDPLKACYSIEKLVEYYEISKGRFDNGNQNECSLCRQRFLNTLQEMRTISCKVCGCKGNGANIAQHADYESQLRSYVRPPFSTSRIYTEPPDNTLFLECYDISYQDERCLPVNIYQLTDRPEKMYIINPVEYSLEEKELKLIERIRKKMIAHRPADLQFADPGSSREYFRRLSKQFLLEEKDAEDIISDPAKVKLCCDLLTKYTTGLGILEDLLSDERVTDVYVNAPADQNPVHVVLDGEECISNIYLSQDDMESMVSRLRSISGRPFGEATPVLEMFLREYGVRVSVIGDPLSAKGIAYAFRKHAKDPWSLPKLINKGSISPLAAGLLSFIMDGQASVLVAGGVGAGKTSLMCALLLEMPQKYRMITIEDTPEIPIEELQEMGWKVQGLNSQSAIMKYGVEIEPSVALRASLRLGSSSLVMGEVRGPEVSVLYEAMQVGAAGNSVIGTIHGSSTDAVYERIVNTLEVPAASFKATDAVIVCANTRLSGSMTMKRRVMQVAEVNEKWDETSGKVFSDILSYNAASDKLLPSDLMDRGQSVLIGKIADKWGISMDEAALNIRMRANIKGKIAEYGQEQPHLLEARNVATANNMFWMLMDREISEPDGIDYQRVYDRWVEWFVSFAGRNNEKEGSTALSEKKAAFSFEEIIPEGPCDLITNEDYFTEGGQAVQ; this is encoded by the coding sequence GTGGTACTCAAAAAAAGAAAAACGACCAGCATAGCGAATAGTGACAGAAATGACAATTCAGAATTGATAACAGACAGCATTGACAGCATCAATCACATTGACATCGATAACTATTCACAAATGCAAATGGTCCTGCCTGAAGAAGAGATGATACTTGCAGGTATCGTTCCCTCAAATGAAACTGGGAGCATTCTGACAAAAAACATAGTTAGCAAACTGGCATCCGGATTCGGTTTGCTAACAGGAAAAAAGGCAGAACAGAATGAACTCTGTCCTTACAGGTCGAAAGTCTCCAGAAACAGCAGGAACATCACAATAGATTGTAGTGAATGTGAACATGAATCCAGTCTGGAAAGCGAGTATTGCAGGAAGAACGTTTTTGGGATACTGAGAAAAGAGCCTGCTGTTGACAGACTTACACTTGCAAACCTCTACGAACGAGATTATGAAAGCAGGTCGCTGGCTGCAATTTATCTCATGGCAGGCTTGCAGGACAAACTCCTTCCATACAGAAGTTCCAGGTTCACGACTGATAACTGTGACAATTCCAGTCTCTGTAAGAAAGAGTATACAAGGATAATGGACTCGATCATTTCTACTTCCGGAACAGATCCATTAAAAGCCTGTTATTCAATTGAAAAACTGGTAGAATATTACGAAATAAGCAAGGGCCGTTTTGATAACGGTAACCAGAATGAATGTTCGCTCTGCAGACAAAGATTTCTCAACACTCTGCAGGAAATGAGAACAATATCCTGCAAAGTCTGCGGTTGTAAAGGAAACGGAGCAAATATAGCTCAACATGCAGATTATGAAAGCCAGCTGCGGTCATATGTCAGACCTCCTTTTTCAACGTCCAGAATATACACAGAACCACCGGACAATACACTCTTCCTTGAATGCTACGACATAAGCTACCAGGATGAGAGATGCCTGCCTGTCAATATCTACCAGTTGACTGACCGCCCGGAGAAGATGTACATCATAAATCCGGTTGAGTATTCCCTTGAGGAAAAGGAACTGAAACTTATCGAGAGGATAAGGAAGAAAATGATCGCTCACCGGCCTGCAGACCTTCAGTTTGCAGACCCTGGAAGTTCCAGGGAATATTTCCGCAGGCTTAGCAAACAGTTCCTTCTGGAAGAGAAAGATGCAGAGGATATCATCTCCGATCCCGCAAAGGTGAAACTCTGCTGTGACCTGCTCACAAAATACACGACAGGTCTTGGAATCCTTGAAGACCTGCTGTCAGATGAGCGCGTAACAGATGTTTATGTCAACGCGCCTGCCGACCAGAACCCTGTTCATGTTGTGCTTGACGGCGAGGAATGTATTTCCAATATCTATCTTTCACAGGACGATATGGAATCCATGGTGTCGAGACTGCGTTCGATAAGTGGAAGACCTTTCGGAGAAGCTACTCCGGTGCTTGAGATGTTTCTGCGGGAATATGGAGTGAGAGTATCTGTAATTGGCGATCCGCTAAGCGCAAAAGGCATCGCGTATGCCTTCAGGAAACATGCAAAAGACCCATGGTCACTGCCAAAGCTCATTAACAAAGGTTCCATCTCGCCACTTGCGGCAGGTCTTCTGAGTTTTATTATGGACGGACAGGCATCAGTGCTTGTCGCCGGTGGTGTTGGAGCCGGAAAGACCTCACTCATGTGCGCATTGTTGCTTGAAATGCCGCAGAAGTACCGCATGATAACAATTGAGGATACACCCGAGATACCGATAGAAGAGCTTCAGGAAATGGGTTGGAAGGTACAGGGTCTGAATTCACAGTCAGCAATCATGAAATACGGTGTGGAGATCGAACCTTCCGTTGCATTGCGTGCTTCCCTGAGGCTTGGCAGTTCATCCCTGGTCATGGGAGAGGTAAGAGGGCCTGAAGTGTCAGTACTGTATGAGGCCATGCAGGTTGGCGCGGCTGGAAACTCAGTTATCGGCACGATTCACGGCTCTTCCACAGATGCGGTCTATGAGAGAATAGTCAACACCCTGGAAGTCCCTGCTGCATCTTTCAAGGCAACTGATGCCGTGATAGTCTGTGCTAATACCAGACTGTCAGGCAGCATGACAATGAAAAGACGTGTCATGCAGGTTGCAGAGGTCAACGAGAAATGGGATGAAACTTCAGGAAAGGTTTTCTCCGACATACTCAGTTACAATGCCGCCAGTGACAAACTTCTGCCATCTGACCTCATGGACAGAGGACAATCCGTGCTCATCGGGAAAATCGCAGACAAATGGGGCATCTCCATGGATGAAGCTGCCCTGAACATCCGCATGAGAGCAAATATCAAAGGAAAGATAGCAGAGTATGGACAGGAGCAGCCTCATCTGCTTGAAGCCCGGAATGTGGCAACAGCTAATAACATGTTCTGGATGCTCATGGACCGGGAGATCAGCGAACCTGATGGCATAGATTATCAGAGGGTCTATGACAGATGGGTTGAGTGGTTTGTTTCTTTTGCAGGCAGAAACAATGAAAAAGAGGGATCAACTGCTCTTTCCGAAAAAAAGGCTGCATTTTCTTTTGAGGAGATTATCCCTGAAGGACCGTGCGACCTGATCACAAATGAAGACTACTTCACAGAAGGTGGTCAGGCTGTACAGTGA